ACAAATTGCTAATCCCAAACCTGTGCCACCATATTGACGGGTAATAGAAGCATCAACTTGGCTAAATGCTTGAAAAAGTTTGTTTTGATCTTGAAGACTAATACCAATTCCTGTATCTATAACAGTAAAATTGAGAATGACTAGATCCTGAGTTTCTGACTTCAATTCTACTTCTAATAATACCTCTCCTTCTTTGGTAAATTTCATAGCATTACCAATCAGATTCATGATAATTTGTCGTAAGCGTCCCACATCTCCCCTCAGATATTTATAGACATTCTGTTCTACCAGTGTGGCAATTTCTAGTCCTTTTTGATGTGCTTGAGGAGCTAATAAATCTAGCACTTCTTCCAGACAATTGCAAAGATCGAAATCTATGCTTTCGATGATCATTTCTCCAGCTTCAAGTTTCGATAAATCTAAAATCTCATTAATCAGAGATAAAAGAGCATCACCACTCACACGAACTATTTCTAAAAAATCTCTTTGTTCTGGGTTGAGAGGAGTTTCTAATAATAAACCAGTCATGCCCAAAATGCCATTCATGGGAGTACGAATTTCATGACTCATATTCGCTAAAAAACTACTTTTGGACAGAGATGCTAACTCAGCTTGATGACGAGCAATTTCCAGTTCTCGTCTTTGTAGAATTTCCGCTTGCAGTAATTTAGCTTGAGCTAAAGCAATACCTATTTGATCAGATAAAGACTTGAGTAATTCTGTTTCCCAGTTAGTCCATTGACGGGGTTGGGTACAATGATGAGCAATTAGTAAACCCCAAAATTTATCTTTGAGAAAAATAGGAACAACCAGGTTAGCTTTGACATTAAACTTTTGTAATAGTTCGATATGACAAGGCTGAATGTTAGCTTTTTCAATATCATTAATTACACTAATCCATCCTTGAGTATATTTCTCGATGTAATTTTTTGTCAAACAGGGTTCAACAATATTTGCCCCCATAACAACTGGAATACCGGGAATTAATGCTTCTTTCCGCGCTGTTAAAGAGCCATCGGCCAACAACTCTAGAATCACTACACGGTCAGTTTTCAACAGTTTCTGTACTTCTGTAACACTAGTTTGTAGAATATCATCTATCTGCAAAGAGTCGCGGATTTTTAAAGTAATATCAGCTAATAATTGCGATCGCAAGTTGAAGTATTTTAGTTCTTCCTCGGCTTCTTTGCGTTTACTGATATCACGGCCTACACAAATGAATCCGCCATCTTTCAACTTTGTCAGAGACATTTCTGCGGCAAAGTTACTGCTATCTTTTCTCTGAGCAATTGTTTCTCCATGCCAGTAACCTTGTTTCATTAGTTCAGGGAATATCTTTTTTTCAAACAAGTTAACCTGCTCTTGTTCATAAACTTCTTGCCATTTTTTTCCTAGCAATTCCGTGGCATCACTATAGCTAAATATATTCACATAAGAGCTATTTAGATAAAGATAATTACCCTGTTTATCAACAATACTAATGCCATCACTCGCCGCTTCTACTGCTGCTAATTGCTGTTTTAGAGACTCTTCAGCTTGTTTGCGTTCAGTGATATCTATGCCGGTACAAACAATAAATTCAATTTCACCATTTTCATTTAAAACCGTTCTATTTGACCAATTAATTAGCCGCAGATTTCCGTCTTTTATTCGCCAATAGTTTTCATATTCTTTTAACCCTTTACTTGATTTAATTTTTTTAAAAATAGATCGCACCGTTCGACGGCGTTTCGGTTCTGTAAATACGTTCCAAAAGCATTGATTTCTAACTTCATTGTAAGAATAACCCGTGGTTTCTTCACAAGCTCGATTAAATCCAATAATTTCCCCTTCTGGGTTAAGAACTATCACTAAAGCATTAACTGTATCTAATACCGTTGAGAGGAGCAAACTATCTAAATTACGCCGCCATTCTAATTGTTTCATGACTTGGCGACCTAAAACATTTAATGCCTCTATCTGTTGTGATGCGAGTTGTCTTGGTATGTCATCAAGAACACAAAGCGCTCCCAAGCCATAACCTTCATCATTAATTAGGGGTATGCCCGCATAAAAACGGATATTGGGATCTGATGTCACCAAGGGGTTATCCACAAATCTTGGATCTAAAGTAGCATCGGGAATGATCATGGGATCTGCTTGCTGGATAGCATGATTGCAAAAACCAATACTACGGGGTGTTTCTGATGCTTCTAGTCCAACTTTAGATTTAAACCATTGGCGGTCCGTATCAACTAAGGTCATTACCGCCATGGGAGTTCCACAAATAAAAGAAGCTAAACGGGTAATATCATCAAACTCCTGTTCGGACTGAGTATCAAGAATTCTGTATTGTAAAAGTGCTTCAATTCTTCCGGCTTCGTCATTGCGTAATAATGCTTTCATATTTAAATTTACCCTTAGTTAAAAGTGTTGTGATTTTGGCTATCTTGAGTATGTAGACGTAAAAACACCAAAATTTATAATCATACGTAAGTAAATTCAATTATACGGTATTTTACTTATCCATCACTCACCTACTGGTAGCGAAGCGCTACTGCAAGCAGATCAAGAAAATTCAGGATTTTTAGACTTTATTTCTGGCTTTAGGGTATTATCTTATCAGTAATTCTCATTCGATGCGTAAGTAGGTGAACACAATAAAACCAATCTGTGTAAAGAAAAGTAAAATCGCCCAAACCCTCTTCACTCTTGCATGAGTGCCTCTTGCCTCAAGCCTAGTGCCATAACGACAATTTTTAATGCTAACCTACTTACTCCATTACAAAGAAGAGGTGAAAACCTACGAAAAAATATTTAGTTAGTTCCCGTTCTAAAACCAAGTAGTTAAATAACCGAAAGTAACCATATCCTGTGTATAACAATACAATTACAACAAATAATCCTCTTGTATCCTGGCGCTATGATTCCACGCTTTACGGAAACCGAGATCTAAGGATTGATTTTCTCCGGGGCATTGCCATTGTTTCCATGGTATTCAATCATTTAGAAAGTTCTTCTTATTTCAGTGCTATCAACAGGGGACATATTTACGCTAGTGCAGCCGAAGGCTTCGTATTTCTCTCTGGACTAGTATTAGGAATGGTGACATTAGGACGTATCAATAAAGTTGGCTTTTCCGAAGCCATGAAAAAACTGTTAGAGCGTTCTGGAAAACTTTATCTCACCAGTTTCATTTTAATGTCTGTCCTGGGTTTATTAAGTATAATTGCCCCCGGTTTGACCCGTCCGGCCTTTGATTTTGCGCCTGGGACTTGGTGGCAAATATTACTAGCGGCAGCTACATTCCATTTAGCACCACCTGTCATTGACATTTTGCAACTGTATGTATTGCTGTTGCTGTTTTCCCCCGCCATTTTCTGGATGTTAAGGAAAGGCTTTTGGTTGCCTGTTTTGGCTATTTCCTGGACATTTTGGAGTATCCAACAATTACATCCTTATGCCTTGAGTTTCCATCCTTTAGACAGAGAACATCCTTACTTTGCCTTAGCTGGTTGGCAAATTTTATATGTGCATGGCGTATTAGCAGGTTATTATCGTCAAAAACTACAAGAATTATGGGGAAAAATCCCGAAAATCCCCCTAGTTATAGGCTTGGTATTAATCGTCATTGGCTCAATTACAACCGCACATTATGATATTCAGCTTGGTGTTTGGCCAGCCAAATTCTCAGATAGAGTTGCTTGGTTAGCATGGACAGACCGCAGTCGGGTGGGTTTTTTGCGTTTAATTAATCACATCGGTTTTTTCCCTTTGCTGTACATCATTGTGGATACATTTTGGCAACCGTTAAATAAAATTCTGGGGAAACTGTTGATTAGTTTGGGTCAAAACTCCTTGTACGTCTATATTGTTCACGTTCCAGTCACAGTAATTTGGTTTTTAATTCCGGCTTTAGTTGATGGTAATCCCATAGTCACTACTATTGCTCAGGCTGTAGCTGTGGGCTGCTTCTGGTGGCTGGTGAAAAAAGAAGTGTTGTTTAATATTATCCCCCGCTAACCATGACACAAGATACAACTATCAATCCTACTCCGATCCAACCTAGTTTATTAAAACAAACTATTATTGCTGCGGCGATCGCTTTAGTTGGTTTTGGATTGCATAAAGGAATACAATGGCGTGAGACTGCCATTCTCCCAATTCCAGTTACTTCCCTTGGTCAAAATCGGCTGAATGCAGAAGATATACAATTAGCCCGTACAGCTTGGCGCTATTTCCAGAAAAATCGTTTATCCACGGGTTTAGTTTCTTCTGCTGCGGACTTTCCCAGTACAACAATGTGGGACGTGGGTAGTCAGTTAGCTGGTATGGTGGCAGCACGGGAATTAGGCTTACTCAAGCCGGCAGAATTTGATAAATGGATAGAGGAAGTGTTGGCTACTCTAGCTAAGATACCTTTGTACCGGAATGAGTTACCAAACAAAGCCTATAACGCGAAAACTTTAATCCCGGTTAACTACGGAAAGTTGGCAAAACCCGAAGAAATTGGGTTTTCGGCCATTGATTTAGCACGACTGGTGCAATGGCTAGATATAATCGCAACTCGATACCCCAAGCACGCTGCGGCCAGTCAAGCAGTCACGGCTCGTTGGCAGTTAAAGCGGTTAGTAGAGAATGGACAGCTAATGGGGACAGGGATTAAAAATGGTCAGGAAACCTGGAACCAAGAAGGACGGCTAGGTTATGAACAATATGCAGCCTATAGATTACAAAAAATTGGGATTTTAGCCGCCAAAGCACTCGATACCAAAGCCGAAACTCAGTTTCTCAATGTTATGGGTGTGGAAGTACCAGCGGATAAACGCAGCACCTATCATAATTATGTCACTAGTGAACCCTATATTTTGGATGGGTTGGAAAGTGGTTTTCAGGCTTTACCTGCGGAATATGCAGCCAAGTTACTCCAAGTCCAACAACGTCGCTATCAAGCCACCAATCAACTCACAGCCTGGTCTGAGGATAATTTAGATCGGGAGCCTTGGTTTGTCTACAATTGTATTTTTGTCAATGGTCAACCCTGGAAAAGTATAGACTCATCTGGTAAAGATGCCTTTGTTTATCGAGGTAGTAGTGTTAAAGCCGCAATAGGCTGGAATATGCTTTTTCAAACTCCCTATACAGAAAGACTTCATAAGGGTATGCGCTGGCTGGCTGATCCAAGTCGTGGCGTTTTTGCAGGTTTTTATGAGGAAACTCAAGAACCAAATCGAGCCTTAACTGTGAATACTAACGGTATAGTGTTGGAAGCAATACTATATCGTCGCGTGGGCAAACCGTTGACGGTTTGGGCTAAAGAACCCTAATCATCTCCTATCTATCCTGTATGGAACTTACGCATGAGTCACGGAATATACAAACAACTCCAGGCACAGAGAAAGGGACTTAGTGCGAACGACCGTTCGCCCCTACTGAGAGATATTTTGCGTAAGTCCTGACTTAAAAAACTAGACAAGAAAAAACCCTCAATTATATTACCAATTACCAATTACCAATTACCAATTACCAATTACCAATTACCAATTACCAATTACCAATTACCAATTACCAATTACCAATTACCAATTACCAATTACCAATTCAATTACCAATTACCAATTACCAATTACCAATTACCAATTACCAATTACCAATTACCAATTACCAATTACCAATTACCAATTACCAATTGCCAATTCCATGATGAATTCTGATTTTGAGCCACCATCAAAAAAACTATCTTTTATCGCTACCTTTGGCGGAGTTATAACCGCTGTAATCGCAATTATAGGTTTCAATTCTTTGTCAAAGTATTTAACTATAAATACTGATAATATTAGCAAGCTGAATACTAAATTAACAGTTGTAGCAGGTAAACCTATTGCTGCTGCCGAATTGACAACCACCAAAGGACCCTATATTGCCCCAGGAAGTGGGAAATTAACCACAGAGGAAACTGCAATGGCGCGTCAAGCTTGGTTATACTTCCAACGTAATTGGAACGATCAAACTGGCTTGGTTAATTCTGTAGATAATTTTGCCTCTGTTACTATGTGGGATCAAGCCGCTGCTATGGCTGCTTTGGTCAGTGCTAAAGAACTTAATATCATTACGGTAGAAGAGTTTGAGAGCAAAATGAGTCAGATGTTAAAAACTCTAGCGTCTATGCCTTTGTATAAGGGAGAATTACCGAATAAAGTCTATAATTCAAAAACATTAATACCTGTAAATTATGGTCAATTAGATAAACGAGAAGAAATTGGTTGGTCTGCTTTGGATTTAGGACGTTTAGCTATATGGCTGAATATTGTTGGTACAAAATATCCCAAAATGCGATCGCAAACAGAAGCCGTCTGGAAACATTGGCAAATCAAGCGCTTGGTCAAAAACGGGCAAATGTACGGTACTTCTGTTATTGCTGGTGAAGAACAGTATACCCAAGAAGGGCGTTTAGGTTATGAAAATTACGGAGCTTATGGGTTAAAACTCTGGGGTTTAGATGTCAAAAAAGCCTTAGATTATACATCTAA
The window above is part of the Dolichospermum sp. DET69 genome. Proteins encoded here:
- a CDS encoding response regulator, translated to MKALLRNDEAGRIEALLQYRILDTQSEQEFDDITRLASFICGTPMAVMTLVDTDRQWFKSKVGLEASETPRSIGFCNHAIQQADPMIIPDATLDPRFVDNPLVTSDPNIRFYAGIPLINDEGYGLGALCVLDDIPRQLASQQIEALNVLGRQVMKQLEWRRNLDSLLLSTVLDTVNALVIVLNPEGEIIGFNRACEETTGYSYNEVRNQCFWNVFTEPKRRRTVRSIFKKIKSSKGLKEYENYWRIKDGNLRLINWSNRTVLNENGEIEFIVCTGIDITERKQAEESLKQQLAAVEAASDGISIVDKQGNYLYLNSSYVNIFSYSDATELLGKKWQEVYEQEQVNLFEKKIFPELMKQGYWHGETIAQRKDSSNFAAEMSLTKLKDGGFICVGRDISKRKEAEEELKYFNLRSQLLADITLKIRDSLQIDDILQTSVTEVQKLLKTDRVVILELLADGSLTARKEALIPGIPVVMGANIVEPCLTKNYIEKYTQGWISVINDIEKANIQPCHIELLQKFNVKANLVVPIFLKDKFWGLLIAHHCTQPRQWTNWETELLKSLSDQIGIALAQAKLLQAEILQRRELEIARHQAELASLSKSSFLANMSHEIRTPMNGILGMTGLLLETPLNPEQRDFLEIVRVSGDALLSLINEILDLSKLEAGEMIIESIDFDLCNCLEEVLDLLAPQAHQKGLEIATLVEQNVYKYLRGDVGRLRQIIMNLIGNAMKFTKEGEVLLEVELKSETQDLVILNFTVIDTGIGISLQDQNKLFQAFSQVDASITRQYGGTGLGLAICQQLVSLMGGKIGVKSQMGKGSQFWFELPFMKQIQPSSQILELDILTNKRLLVIDDNGTNRRIIYHQATHWGMWVDEAACANTGLAALQKAAENHPYDIVLIDMQMPAIDGLTLGSQIKANSAISNIPLVLLTSSNQKDEWKKAINIGFISYLVKPIKPSRLLDTIMDILGSQPKLDNFQSSKIEQPSIIVLDQKIPDSTKSKLKLLVAEDNPVNQKVILKQLHSLGYKADIVANGQEVLEMLDNIAYDLILMDCQMPILDGLKTTKVIRSRQISSFVNHRQPIVIAITANAMKEDQQNCLDAGMDDYFSKPITKDKLATLLELWSSRIIAGRVVTIPEPESVVLITNNPLTDLPIDWEHLHQISENDPEFELEILKVFVEDSLFHVEAIKAAIAVNDFPQLAREAHHLKGSSGNFGATAMQKIAEELKQLSRKQSFVGAYELVLELVDFINKIQAFLTKS
- a CDS encoding DUF3131 domain-containing protein; amino-acid sequence: MTQDTTINPTPIQPSLLKQTIIAAAIALVGFGLHKGIQWRETAILPIPVTSLGQNRLNAEDIQLARTAWRYFQKNRLSTGLVSSAADFPSTTMWDVGSQLAGMVAARELGLLKPAEFDKWIEEVLATLAKIPLYRNELPNKAYNAKTLIPVNYGKLAKPEEIGFSAIDLARLVQWLDIIATRYPKHAAASQAVTARWQLKRLVENGQLMGTGIKNGQETWNQEGRLGYEQYAAYRLQKIGILAAKALDTKAETQFLNVMGVEVPADKRSTYHNYVTSEPYILDGLESGFQALPAEYAAKLLQVQQRRYQATNQLTAWSEDNLDREPWFVYNCIFVNGQPWKSIDSSGKDAFVYRGSSVKAAIGWNMLFQTPYTERLHKGMRWLADPSRGVFAGFYEETQEPNRALTVNTNGIVLEAILYRRVGKPLTVWAKEP
- a CDS encoding DUF3131 domain-containing protein, with translation MNSDFEPPSKKLSFIATFGGVITAVIAIIGFNSLSKYLTINTDNISKLNTKLTVVAGKPIAAAELTTTKGPYIAPGSGKLTTEETAMARQAWLYFQRNWNDQTGLVNSVDNFASVTMWDQAAAMAALVSAKELNIITVEEFESKMSQMLKTLASMPLYKGELPNKVYNSKTLIPVNYGQLDKREEIGWSALDLGRLAIWLNIVGTKYPKMRSQTEAVWKHWQIKRLVKNGQMYGTSVIAGEEQYTQEGRLGYENYGAYGLKLWGLDVKKALDYTSNTDFVDLYGQGVPYDRRDYQNSGANNYVLSEPYILDGIETGFQALPKAFSDRILAAQEARYQRTKFLTAVTEDNLDRAPYFVYSSLFVNGQPWATITGTGKKYDDLRFLSAKAAVGWHVLYNTAYTGKLFNFVQTQLKSDQGWYNGFYETLNQPNKALTANNNGVILESLLYKKVGKPLTVWAGIKE
- the opgC gene encoding OpgC domain-containing protein, with translation MYNNTITTNNPLVSWRYDSTLYGNRDLRIDFLRGIAIVSMVFNHLESSSYFSAINRGHIYASAAEGFVFLSGLVLGMVTLGRINKVGFSEAMKKLLERSGKLYLTSFILMSVLGLLSIIAPGLTRPAFDFAPGTWWQILLAAATFHLAPPVIDILQLYVLLLLFSPAIFWMLRKGFWLPVLAISWTFWSIQQLHPYALSFHPLDREHPYFALAGWQILYVHGVLAGYYRQKLQELWGKIPKIPLVIGLVLIVIGSITTAHYDIQLGVWPAKFSDRVAWLAWTDRSRVGFLRLINHIGFFPLLYIIVDTFWQPLNKILGKLLISLGQNSLYVYIVHVPVTVIWFLIPALVDGNPIVTTIAQAVAVGCFWWLVKKEVLFNIIPR